A region from the Acidimicrobiales bacterium genome encodes:
- a CDS encoding SpoIID/LytB domain-containing protein has product MHFNNSSRRARPRLAAFAGLATLVGAAAVVATPAAEGTTRTARAIVLTGHGWGPGIGMGQWGDFGDAVQYHETETQILSHFYGGTTLSNLATLGENPDPPVRVVILENLNLKTNVGYDPVVTSTSGFTLTSGPLPAATTTTTTTTSTVAATGATGATGASGVSGATGGTGNSGGSGASGATGSVTGPSGSGGSGNSGLVTPAPGALTVPAGEAVDLRIQPDGTFDAYLGASCSAARQSTSAVATGLSNPIANPPSSSPSAPRSALLTLCRHDGVDEVLRGAVEAYDRSGYARTLNLLPLDSYLAGVVPAEESASWGADGGSEGAPQGEPWGFQALEAQAIAARSYTVAAAAAGGWNGYADICDTDQCEAYVGANYEYAITDLAVADTGGQVLTGARNAVVDARFSASTGGWTAPGAFPAVPDAGDACVVPGNALQCNPNHTWRQRLTAASIVRHYPRLGRLVGLRVMKRNHDGVLGGRALIVLLRGTRTDLRVGAGSFTAALGLKSDWFAVSRVLRGPVVATPVGASGATGVTGATGVTGATGVTGVTGATGSTGVTGVSGATGVTGASGALPVTGA; this is encoded by the coding sequence GTGCACTTCAACAACAGCAGCCGACGCGCCCGGCCGCGGCTCGCGGCGTTCGCGGGCCTCGCCACGCTCGTCGGCGCGGCCGCCGTGGTCGCCACTCCCGCCGCCGAGGGCACGACCCGCACGGCGCGCGCCATCGTGCTCACCGGGCACGGCTGGGGGCCGGGGATCGGCATGGGCCAGTGGGGCGACTTCGGCGACGCCGTGCAGTACCACGAGACCGAGACGCAGATCCTCTCCCACTTCTACGGCGGCACGACCCTCTCCAACCTGGCGACGCTCGGCGAGAACCCCGATCCCCCGGTGCGGGTCGTGATCCTCGAGAACCTGAACCTGAAGACCAACGTCGGCTACGACCCCGTCGTCACCTCGACGAGCGGCTTCACGCTGACGAGCGGACCCCTCCCGGCGGCCACCACCACGACCACCACGACCACCAGCACAGTGGCAGCGACCGGCGCGACCGGCGCGACCGGAGCCAGCGGCGTGAGCGGCGCGACGGGCGGGACGGGCAACAGCGGCGGCTCGGGGGCGAGCGGCGCGACTGGCTCGGTCACAGGCCCCTCGGGCTCGGGCGGCTCGGGCAACAGCGGCCTCGTGACCCCCGCACCGGGGGCACTCACGGTGCCGGCGGGGGAGGCGGTCGACCTGCGGATCCAACCGGACGGCACCTTCGACGCCTATCTCGGCGCGAGCTGCTCCGCGGCCCGCCAGTCGACGAGCGCCGTCGCGACCGGCCTCAGCAATCCGATCGCCAACCCGCCGAGCAGTTCGCCGAGCGCGCCGCGCAGCGCGCTCCTCACCCTCTGCCGCCACGACGGGGTCGACGAGGTCCTGCGTGGCGCCGTCGAGGCCTACGACCGCTCGGGCTACGCGCGCACGCTCAACCTCCTCCCGCTCGACTCGTACCTCGCGGGCGTCGTCCCCGCCGAGGAGTCGGCCTCCTGGGGGGCCGACGGCGGCTCGGAGGGCGCTCCCCAGGGCGAGCCGTGGGGCTTCCAGGCACTTGAGGCGCAGGCCATCGCGGCCCGTTCCTACACCGTTGCCGCTGCTGCCGCCGGTGGCTGGAACGGCTACGCCGACATCTGCGACACCGACCAGTGCGAGGCCTATGTCGGCGCGAACTACGAGTACGCGATCACCGACCTCGCCGTCGCGGACACCGGGGGCCAGGTCCTCACCGGCGCCCGCAACGCCGTCGTCGACGCCCGCTTCTCCGCCTCGACGGGAGGGTGGACCGCGCCGGGGGCCTTCCCGGCGGTTCCGGACGCCGGCGACGCTTGCGTGGTGCCCGGCAACGCGCTCCAGTGCAATCCCAACCACACGTGGCGTCAGAGGCTCACCGCGGCGTCGATCGTGCGCCACTACCCCCGCTTGGGGAGGCTCGTCGGGTTGCGCGTCATGAAGCGCAACCACGACGGTGTGCTCGGTGGTCGGGCGCTCATCGTGCTGCTGCGCGGCACCCGCACGGACCTGCGCGTCGGCGCCGGCTCCTTCACCGCGGCGCTCGGACTGAAGTCGGACTGGTTCGCGGTCTCGCGCGTGCTGCGCGGCCCGGTGGTGGCGACGCCCGTCGGGGCGAGCGGCGCGACCGGGGTGACCGGTGCCACCGGCGTGACCGGCGCCACCGGCGTGACCGGCGTCACGGGGGCGACCGGCTCCACGGGCGTCACCGGGGTGAGCGGCGCCACGGGGGTCACGGGCGCGAGCGGCGCCCTCCCCGTGACCGGCGCCTGA
- a CDS encoding ABC transporter permease, whose protein sequence is MSDTSSSAVAEEPGHPEPGSVARLSFEARPPLQARTVSARVSLRTRLREIVGARELLVFLVRKELKVKYKGSVLGLLWSMLNPAVTLLVYYVVFKYFLKASAPSFALYLFSGMIVWNFFLTALIGAASTIVANAGIVKKVSFPREILALAQIGTSGMFFLFQSVVLVIFLVGFQYTPAWGWMPLIPFALVDLLLFTSALAIFLSAVNVYLRDIEHLVAVLLNAWFWGVPIIYSFNQVYGHKSLHWLGELYLFDPMTVIILTFQRAIYGKVSYRTYDAATHTFKTTVWLANYPYHFYLFMLGCVLVASVLLLLGAMLVFGRIEGNFAEEL, encoded by the coding sequence GTGAGTGACACCTCGTCATCCGCGGTCGCGGAGGAGCCGGGCCACCCCGAGCCCGGTTCGGTGGCGCGATTGAGCTTCGAGGCGCGGCCACCGTTGCAGGCCCGGACGGTGTCGGCGCGCGTCAGCCTGCGGACGCGCCTGCGCGAGATCGTGGGCGCCCGCGAGCTCCTGGTCTTCCTCGTCCGCAAGGAGCTGAAGGTCAAGTACAAGGGCAGCGTGCTCGGCCTCTTGTGGTCGATGCTCAACCCCGCGGTGACGCTGCTCGTCTACTACGTGGTCTTCAAGTACTTCCTGAAGGCCTCCGCACCGAGCTTCGCCCTCTACCTGTTCTCGGGGATGATCGTCTGGAACTTCTTCCTCACCGCGCTCATCGGCGCCGCCTCGACGATCGTCGCCAATGCGGGGATCGTGAAGAAGGTCTCCTTTCCTCGCGAGATCCTCGCCCTCGCGCAGATCGGCACTTCGGGGATGTTCTTCCTCTTCCAGTCGGTGGTGCTGGTGATCTTCCTCGTCGGCTTCCAGTACACGCCGGCCTGGGGGTGGATGCCGCTCATCCCCTTCGCCCTCGTCGACCTGTTGCTGTTCACCTCGGCGCTCGCGATCTTCCTCTCTGCGGTGAACGTCTACCTGCGCGACATCGAGCACCTCGTCGCGGTGCTGCTGAACGCCTGGTTCTGGGGCGTCCCGATCATCTACAGCTTCAACCAGGTCTACGGCCACAAGAGCCTGCACTGGCTCGGCGAGCTCTACCTCTTCGATCCGATGACGGTGATCATCCTCACCTTCCAGCGGGCGATCTACGGCAAGGTGAGCTACCGGACCTACGACGCCGCGACGCACACCTTCAAGACGACCGTGTGGCTCGCGAACTACCCCTACCATTTCTATTTGTTCATGCTCGGATGTGTGCTCGTCGCCTCCGTGCTCCTCCTCCTCGGGGCGATGCTCGTATTCGGCCGCATCGAGGGGAACTTCGCCGAGGAGCTGTGA
- a CDS encoding glycosyltransferase family 4 protein: protein MTAPQRIDQVIPAIIEHDAVSNHAFEAQRLLRELGFASEIYAAILGPGTEGRVRRIAELPRLTGGEQWLLYQSSIGSPVAETFARHPGPKLLDYHNITPAELVERWIPPLADESRLGREQLRQLAPLVHGALADSAYNAEELVAKGFREVTVVPVLIDAANLQATADDGELARLAAAKRGGGADWLFVGQLGAHKALHDIVKAFTCYRRCYDPAARLHLVGREMGHAYRDALGRFVAGLGLSEAVEFTGSVSPGALVAQYENADLFVCCSDHEGYCAPLIEAMSRGVPVVAYRAGAVPGTVGRGGVLLADKSPAVVASAAHEVLRDPGRRAQLAAAARRQAAGHTLEGARAAFRAAIRAALERPVQEPQSSLA from the coding sequence GTGACCGCGCCGCAGCGCATCGACCAGGTGATCCCGGCGATCATCGAGCACGACGCGGTCTCCAACCACGCCTTTGAGGCGCAGCGCCTCCTCCGCGAGCTCGGCTTCGCCTCCGAGATCTACGCCGCGATCCTCGGGCCGGGCACCGAGGGACGCGTCCGGCGCATCGCGGAGCTGCCGCGCCTCACCGGCGGCGAGCAGTGGCTTCTCTACCAGTCCTCGATCGGCAGCCCCGTCGCCGAGACCTTCGCCCGCCATCCCGGCCCGAAGCTCCTCGACTACCACAACATCACCCCCGCCGAGCTCGTCGAGCGCTGGATCCCGCCGCTCGCGGACGAGTCGCGACTCGGCCGCGAGCAGCTGCGCCAGCTCGCGCCGCTCGTGCATGGGGCGCTCGCCGACTCGGCCTACAACGCCGAGGAGCTGGTCGCGAAGGGCTTCCGCGAGGTGACGGTCGTCCCGGTGCTGATCGACGCCGCGAACCTCCAGGCGACAGCCGACGACGGCGAGCTCGCGCGCCTCGCCGCGGCGAAGCGCGGCGGGGGCGCCGACTGGCTCTTCGTCGGCCAGCTCGGCGCGCACAAGGCGCTGCACGACATCGTGAAGGCCTTCACGTGCTACCGCCGCTGCTACGACCCGGCCGCCCGGCTGCACCTCGTGGGGCGTGAGATGGGGCACGCCTACCGCGACGCGCTCGGCCGCTTCGTCGCGGGGCTCGGCCTCAGCGAGGCGGTCGAGTTCACCGGGTCGGTGAGCCCGGGGGCACTCGTCGCGCAGTACGAGAACGCCGACCTGTTCGTCTGCTGCTCGGACCACGAGGGCTACTGCGCCCCGCTCATCGAGGCGATGTCGCGGGGGGTCCCGGTGGTCGCCTACCGCGCGGGTGCCGTCCCGGGAACGGTCGGCCGTGGTGGGGTGCTGCTCGCGGACAAGTCGCCCGCGGTCGTGGCGAGCGCCGCGCACGAGGTGCTGCGCGACCCGGGCCGCCGTGCGCAGCTCGCCGCTGCCGCCCGTCGACAGGCCGCCGGGCACACCCTGGAGGGCGCCCGCGCTGCCTTCCGGGCGGCGATCCGTGCCGCGTTGGAGCGCCCGGTGCAGGAGCCACAGTCGTCCCTGGCGTAA
- a CDS encoding ABC transporter ATP-binding protein, with protein sequence MNAAVEIDNVSKRFRLYHEKYASLKERVVHAGHVPYEEFWALRNVSAEIPAGHTVGILGRNGSGKSTLLKCVAGILQPTEGKVVVRGQLAAMLELGAGFQPELSGRDNVYLNGSLLGFSRREIAKRFDAIVEFAELDQFIDNQVKYYSSGMYVRLGFAVAVNVEPDVLLVDEVLAVGDERFQQKCLDRVAQFQRDGRTIIVVSHAPDTLRRICEEILVIDHGEVVTLANPGEAIRAFRERMIGSGMQAPEPIEVDPETGPVPVVESARRVRLTETTIEYPGSGERPYLVSGEPLTVRVGLEVNEPLSGGQLSITVLNERNDVVFAELLDAATGGVQLDKGLGSAAFIFDAVTLLDGRFVVNIDVRDAGGVVLDVSEPATYFEVMNPGRATGIVALPMRLEVTPP encoded by the coding sequence ATGAACGCCGCTGTAGAGATCGACAACGTCTCCAAGCGCTTCCGCCTCTACCACGAGAAGTACGCCTCTTTGAAAGAGCGGGTGGTGCACGCCGGGCACGTCCCCTACGAGGAGTTCTGGGCGCTGCGCAACGTCTCCGCGGAGATCCCCGCGGGCCACACCGTCGGCATCCTCGGCCGCAACGGCTCGGGGAAGTCGACGCTGTTGAAGTGCGTCGCCGGCATCCTGCAGCCGACGGAGGGCAAGGTCGTCGTGCGCGGCCAGCTGGCCGCGATGCTCGAGCTCGGCGCGGGCTTCCAGCCCGAGCTCTCCGGGAGGGACAACGTCTACCTGAACGGCTCGCTCCTCGGTTTCTCGCGTCGCGAGATCGCGAAGCGCTTCGACGCGATCGTGGAGTTCGCGGAGCTCGACCAGTTCATCGACAACCAGGTGAAGTACTACTCGTCGGGGATGTACGTGCGCCTCGGCTTCGCCGTGGCGGTGAACGTCGAGCCCGACGTGCTCCTCGTCGACGAGGTCCTCGCCGTCGGCGATGAGCGCTTCCAGCAGAAGTGCCTCGACCGGGTGGCGCAGTTCCAGCGCGACGGGCGCACGATCATCGTCGTCTCGCACGCGCCCGACACGCTCCGCCGCATCTGTGAGGAGATCCTCGTGATCGACCACGGAGAAGTGGTCACCCTCGCCAACCCCGGTGAGGCGATTCGCGCCTTCCGGGAGCGGATGATCGGGTCCGGTATGCAGGCGCCGGAGCCGATCGAGGTGGACCCCGAGACGGGCCCCGTGCCCGTCGTCGAGTCGGCGCGTCGGGTGCGACTCACGGAGACCACGATCGAGTACCCCGGGAGCGGGGAGCGCCCCTACCTCGTCTCGGGGGAGCCGCTCACCGTACGGGTCGGCCTCGAGGTGAACGAGCCGCTCTCGGGCGGGCAGCTCTCGATCACCGTCCTCAACGAGCGCAACGACGTGGTCTTCGCAGAGCTCCTCGACGCCGCGACCGGCGGCGTGCAGCTCGACAAGGGCCTCGGCAGCGCCGCCTTCATCTTCGACGCCGTCACCCTCCTCGACGGCCGCTTCGTCGTGAACATCGATGTGCGCGACGCGGGCGGCGTCGTCCTCGACGTCTCCGAGCCGGCCACCTACTTCGAGGTGATGAACCCCGGCCGTGCGACGGGCATCGTCGCGCTGCCGATGCGCCTCGAGGTGACGCCCCCGTGA